From the genome of Pseudanabaena sp. PCC 7367:
ATTTGAAGCAGAAATTGATGCCTATGTCGATAGTGATGAATACCAAGCAGCCTTTGGCGATGACGTGGTGCCCTTTTATCGTGGCTATCGCACCCAGACTGGTCATCCCCTAATGGGTTTCAAGAATATGTTTGAATTGCTGCGCAGTGCTTCTAGTAGTGATAAGAACATTGCCACTAATAATAAGGCAAAGCTGACCCAAACGCTGATTCGCAGTGCTAACCTGGCGAAGCCGCAGAGCGATGGGGTAAGCGGAATTCTGGCGGATGTATTCAAACCCAAATCAGCGATCGCCCAACGGCAATCCTATGCCAGTTCAAGCACCTATGGCTATGGTTCCTTTGGCAGCGCCCAAAACTTGTCACAAACATTCCAGGAACAGGCAAAGCAAATCAGCCAATTACAAAATCAACTGACCGAATTGCGCCCCTTTGCTTCCCTAGGAGCAGGCATAGCCAGAAGCGGTTGGCAGCCCAGCGCCGGCGGCGGGGCGATCGACTCGGATCTTTCGATCGCGCAGCAAGTGGCAGCCCAGAAAGACCAGATTGCCAGACTAACCGAACAGATCGCCGACACC
Proteins encoded in this window:
- a CDS encoding phycobilisome rod-core linker polypeptide — protein: MASTFVNPVVNPDADLGINSFVQTDPIRVWPTSSSEELAVAIRAIYRQVLGNAHVMDSERQITLESQFKQGDLSVREFVRRLAKSELYQSRFFANCYRYRAIELNFKHLLGRAPNNFDEMRAHSDILDRGGFEAEIDAYVDSDEYQAAFGDDVVPFYRGYRTQTGHPLMGFKNMFELLRSASSSDKNIATNNKAKLTQTLIRSANLAKPQSDGVSGILADVFKPKSAIAQRQSYASSSTYGYGSFGSAQNLSQTFQEQAKQISQLQNQLTELRPFASLGAGIARSGWQPSAGGGAIDSDLSIAQQVAAQKDQIARLTEQIADTRRYAEIGFARANKWQRRF